ACCTGACCTTATCGCCCTCCTTTCCAATAAAAAAATTAGCGTATATCGGATATCTTTTGGTGTACTTTTCCGGAATAACCGAAGCGCCGTATAAGTCGATCTGATACGATGCCGGCTTATCGACAACCTTATAATCGAAAGTATATTGATTACCATCAATTTTCAAAATAGCATATCCTTTTGGTGTACCATCCCGCATCGTAGAAACAGGAATCCCTTTCTCATTCAACTCGCCAGAGTACCAATCACCCGATGTAGTGCCTACGTTATATTCGTGATGTGCCTTTTCCTGTTTCCATCCGTCTTTTTGCCCATAAAAATACTGCCGCTGAAAGTGTGTATGTGCCGATAAAGACAAGGTATGCTTAAATGGAGCGAGAATATCGAAAAGACGTTGTCTATCTTCGTTACGAAAAACATCTGAGTTCTGATGGTATAAAGGAATATGAAACGCCAGCACAATTAATTTGTCTTTGGCAACGTTTTTTAAGTCATTTTCCACAAAGTCTAACTGATCTTTCCGAAAGCCACCTAAATAACCTTTTCCTGTGCGTGGGTTCGGATAAATAATATTGTCTAGGATAATAAAATGCGCATTCCCATAGTTAAATGCATAGTTGTTGGGACCAAAAGTTTTCTCAAATGATTCATCGGATAGGCTATCTACTTTGGCATCATAGTTCATATCATGGTTTCCCATGACATTATACCATGGCAGCCCCATGCCGGAAATTACCGATTTATATTTTGGTTGTAGGGAAAGATCGTCACCCACCAAGTCGCCTAAGCTGATGCCAAATTTTGCTATTGTCTTATCCGAAATTTCATTGATCACCCCGTTTTTGAAATAGGCCAGTTCTTCCTCCGTGTAAGCCTGTGGATCACCGAAAACAAAGGCTGAAAAGTTTGAATCCTCTTCTTGCTGATACAAAGCAAAATTTACAGCAGCCGGGATCTTCCCTGTAGCAGTTACGGCAGGGTATTTAGAAACCGGACTGCCGTTCAATTTATGGATATAATAGAATTTTGGATGATTATTTTCATCCAAAGGCAAGGCATAACCTGCCGGTTTGACGACGAAAATGATATTGTCATTCCCAATGGGTAATTGATAATTACCATCTTTATCTGTGGTGGTTACTTCACGTCCGTTACTAACGGAAACAGACGCAATACCTTTTTCATTTTTATCTAATTTTCCGTTTTTGTTTACGTCCAAATAAACCTTTCCTTTTGCAAAATCTTGTGCATGCGTAGCATGGACGAATGCCCAGGAAATTGCTAATGCCAAAAATGTTTTCATATGTTATTTTGTTTTGGCGCTAAAGTATTCCATTCAGGTTAAAAGAGTATAAAGAGAATATCAAGAATTCATCAAGAATCGAAGGGTATATCATCCAATCTACTTACTAATTAACACATATTTAATACTAAAGTAATGGGTATATTCGTACTTTATATGTTTTCATCGGAATGAAGTCCCTATTAGCTCCCATAAAGTACCTGTTATATTAGGCTGTATTAGTAGATTGACCTATGTTCTTGCTTTGCAGTCTTAGATAAATGTTCCGAGAAAAAAGAGTAGATACAAAAAAAGAGAAACCAATTGCTTAGTTTCTCCTTTTACCCTTAGGGTCTATATCTTAACTACCTTGCCTGCGCGGTCGCCAACATGCGGTTGACTTCATCAATCATAGACTTTGCCGCGTCATGCATGCGCGGATTGCCTGCGAAATCCGCATCTAAAGTTACATGTTTGGATTTATCTTTGTAATTGAATTCCAGATAAAAACGTGGAACCTTAGAATTTGTCGAATCCTGCTGCCATTCGGGACCTGTCATATCGGTATCCAAATTCCAAAAACCCAGCTCCATCGCTTTGCGATGTAAATATAATAAATCGTCTTTTGTAAATTTTACAGTATCGGTAATTAAAGAATCTTTTTTGTCTAAATATTTATAGATACGCGTTTTTGAATTGTATTCGTTGACCATGTGGTTCGGCTCGCCGTATTTGAATTCTATGGATTCAAAATCAGCAAAACGAAAAGGGGCATTTTTGATCATATTACTATAATAATAAACACAATACATCAAAAACGGCACAATAATACAAAGGCCCAAAAAAATCTTCTTACTCTTTATTGTCATTGCTATAAATTTTGACAAAAATAAGGATTTATATAGGGTATAAAAGTTTATATCAAGATATGACATAAAACCTACATGAGCTAATGCTATCTAAATACTAGGGGAGCCTGCATCAACAAAGGTCTTGGCATACCAGCTATCAGAAAGATCAGATATAATAACACCCTTACGCGTTGACACATGCACAAACTTATTATTATGAAGATATACACCAACATGATCTATCCCGTTACGCCCAAATGAAAAAAACACAAGATCCCCTTCTTGAAGTTTATCCACCCTTTTTCGCTTTACAACTCCTTCCATGTCACGGGAGGTGCGTGGCAGATTGCCTTTATACACTTCCATGTAGAGCAGATTTACAAAGCCCGAACAATCCACACCGGATTTGCTCTGTCCGCCCATACGATGCGGTATGCCCATCCAGTCATCAATAAAAGAGTAAAGGTTTGGATTTAGCCTTTGGGCACTCACGTTAAGCAAATCGGCATAACTGTCAAGCCGAGATCCCGAAAAGGACCTTCCTCGCGCTGAACTAGCATCTGTCAAAACGCCACCCTTAGCAGGATGAGAATTAGCGATAAGTACTTTTTTCTTTGTTGAACAACTGCTCAAAAATAGAACTACACCCAAAAAGAAGACAAAATAAAACCTAACAATCATGCTGTTCAATCTACGTTGTTGCCTAACAAACTTAAGTAAATTGCTATTTATATGCAATACATTTACCGTTTTGCTAAAACATTTTACGGTAATAACCCCTTTATCCACCCATCGAAAACCGTTGATTATTGATAACATAATTTTCACCAATGAAGTCTCAGCTAAAGCTATTCCATTGCGATACCATAGTGGAAAGATTCCTTTTCTCGATAAGAACGTCAGATCAGGAAAAGAATTGTTCAGAAATCGTAACTTTGACGCCTAATTTATTTGAGAATGGAAAAATTAAAAGGTGCATTAGCTGTCTTTTTAGGTGCAAGTAGTTTCGGAATACTATCAACGTTTGTAAAAAAAGCTTACGGTAAGGGACTGACTTTAGGCGAAGTAACGGGAATCCAGGTTTTGTTTGGCATGCTTATACTGTGGCTTATTTATATTACCATCAAACTCTTTTCGGCAAAGTCCTTTCAATCTTCAAAAAAGAAATCTTCCTGGGTCAAGATATTAATCAGCGGTACTTCTACCGGTTTGGTGAGTGTTTTCTATTATAAATGTGTTCAGCTCGTTCCCGCTTCACTAGCTATAGTCTTGCTAATGCAGTATATCTGGATCGGTGTGCTCATTGAGTTTATCTTTTTCAAGACAAAACCGTCAAGAAACAATCTGATCGGCATTGGAATTGTACTTATTGCAACGTTATTAGCGACTGGACTCATCGAAAAAGGATTACAACAACTCAATTTAACGGGTGTGTTATTCGGTCTTTTGGCGGCGACTGCCTATTCGGTGTTCATGATTGTAAATGGGCGTGTAGGCAATGACTACCACCCCATTCAAAAAAGTGCTATTATGGTAACAGGTTCTTGTATCCTGATTTTCACTTTATTTCCACCGAATTATTTATTTAATGGTCAATTTGATGATAATTTTTTCTATTTTGGATTGATACTTTCTTTATTTGGCACGGTCATTCCGCCTTTATTGTTTGCTTATGGTTTACCCAAAACTGGATTCTCATTAGGAGGAATACTGAGTTCGGCCGAACTGCCTGTAGCGACCTGTATGTCATTTTTCATCCTTCATGAAAGTGTATCG
The genomic region above belongs to Sphingobacterium zeae and contains:
- a CDS encoding C40 family peptidase, yielding MLSIINGFRWVDKGVITVKCFSKTVNVLHINSNLLKFVRQQRRLNSMIVRFYFVFFLGVVLFLSSCSTKKKVLIANSHPAKGGVLTDASSARGRSFSGSRLDSYADLLNVSAQRLNPNLYSFIDDWMGIPHRMGGQSKSGVDCSGFVNLLYMEVYKGNLPRTSRDMEGVVKRKRVDKLQEGDLVFFSFGRNGIDHVGVYLHNNKFVHVSTRKGVIISDLSDSWYAKTFVDAGSPSI
- a CDS encoding EamA family transporter, whose product is MEKLKGALAVFLGASSFGILSTFVKKAYGKGLTLGEVTGIQVLFGMLILWLIYITIKLFSAKSFQSSKKKSSWVKILISGTSTGLVSVFYYKCVQLVPASLAIVLLMQYIWIGVLIEFIFFKTKPSRNNLIGIGIVLIATLLATGLIEKGLQQLNLTGVLFGLLAATAYSVFMIVNGRVGNDYHPIQKSAIMVTGSCILIFTLFPPNYLFNGQFDDNFFYFGLILSLFGTVIPPLLFAYGLPKTGFSLGGILSSAELPVATCMSFFILHESVSTVQWIGVLLILGTVIWLNAAKSSSH
- a CDS encoding calcineurin-like phosphoesterase family protein; protein product: MKTFLALAISWAFVHATHAQDFAKGKVYLDVNKNGKLDKNEKGIASVSVSNGREVTTTDKDGNYQLPIGNDNIIFVVKPAGYALPLDENNHPKFYYIHKLNGSPVSKYPAVTATGKIPAAVNFALYQQEEDSNFSAFVFGDPQAYTEEELAYFKNGVINEISDKTIAKFGISLGDLVGDDLSLQPKYKSVISGMGLPWYNVMGNHDMNYDAKVDSLSDESFEKTFGPNNYAFNYGNAHFIILDNIIYPNPRTGKGYLGGFRKDQLDFVENDLKNVAKDKLIVLAFHIPLYHQNSDVFRNEDRQRLFDILAPFKHTLSLSAHTHFQRQYFYGQKDGWKQEKAHHEYNVGTTSGDWYSGELNEKGIPVSTMRDGTPKGYAILKIDGNQYTFDYKVVDKPASYQIDLYGASVIPEKYTKRYPIYANFFIGKEGDKVRYRINQGEWKEMDFVNENDPAFLNSLAKYDTAIELKHTRRPSNPEKSSHLWGANLPKLKAGKYQIEVQAIDLFNRAHVATKTIEVR